One genomic window of Manihot esculenta cultivar AM560-2 chromosome 16, M.esculenta_v8, whole genome shotgun sequence includes the following:
- the LOC110603136 gene encoding probable 2-carboxy-D-arabinitol-1-phosphatase, translating to MVCGALTFELPLCSSFSSLCNSTRSVKYSARLRIQCSNSTPEVPLATEMVQNDAFITGGAYGFERATISLTQKLLSSPKKVTLIRHGLSSWNEEGRIQGSSNLSVLTETGVQQAERCRQALENMHFDRCFSSPISRAKSSAEVIWQGKEEPLVFLDSLKEAHLFFLEGMRNVDARVRYPKEYTSWREDPANFYVNGVYPVRKLWGTAREAWKEILFSPGENFLVVTHKSILRALICTALGLGPERFRAMDVNNGGISVFSFNKRGEAMLQSLNMTAHMYTDHIYQY from the exons ATGGTTTGTGGAGCTCTCACCTTCGAACTCCCTCTTTGTTCAAGCTTTAGCTCCTTATGTAATTCAACGAGGTCTGTTAAATACTCTGCTAGACTTCGGATTCAATGTTCAAATTCTACTCCAGAAGTTCCCTTAGCGACTG AGATGGTTCAAAATGATGCTTTCATCACTGGTGGTGCATATGGTTTTGAAAGGGCAACGATATCACTTACTCAGAAATTGCTGTCATCACCAAAGAAGGTGACTCTTATAAGGCATGGGCTTAGCTCTTGGAATGAAGAGGGTAGAATTCAG GGAAGCTCAAACTTATCTGTCTTAACTGAGACTGGAGTGCAACAAGCAGAGAGGTGTAGGCAAGCCTTAGAAAATATGCATTTTGATCGTTGCTTTTCAAGTCCAATATCTCGTGCCAAG TCCAGTGCTGAAGTCATATGGCAAGGGAAAGAAGAGCCACTGGTTTTCCTTGATTCACTGAAGGAGGCTCATCTTTTTTTCCTTGAAGGCATGAGAAATG TGGATGCTAGAGTGAGATATCCAAAGGAATATACATCATGGAGAGAAGATCCTGCTAATTTTTATGTGAATGGTGTCTACCCTGTGCGAAAACTATGGGGGACAGCTCGGGAAGCTTGGAAGGAAATATTGTTTTCACCT GGAGAAAATTTTCTGGTTGTCACTCACAAGTCAATCTTGAGGGCACTAATCTGCACTGCCTTGGGTTTAGGCCCAGAGAG GTTCCGGGCAATGGATGTGAACAATGGTGGGATATCTGTATTTAGTTTCAACAAAAGAGGAGAAGCGATGCTTCAATCGTTGAATATGACAGCCCACATGTACACTGATCATATTTATCAATACTGA
- the LOC110603196 gene encoding probable ubiquitin-conjugating enzyme E2 24, giving the protein MMDMFSSDSDWESFSDSGSEPDFLYGGQAHSILSSLGESIGRIDDFLSFERAFIRGDIVCPVADPCGQMGRVVNFKKFVDLENVHGKVIENVDSKNLVKIRTLSVGDYVVHGAWIGRVDKVVDNVIVIFDDGTKCEVTAEDEEQLLPISPNILEDSTYPFYPGQRVKVRLSAVSKSTRWLCGAWKENQDVGTVSSVKAGQVYVSWLACAIGGCDLSLAAPQCLQDAKNLTLLPCFSHENWQLGDWCMLRVAGGNGVKERMVFGASDLEIIKEQDKIGKGFKRQDLCSHFEEVFVIVKTKTVVDVLWQDGGCSLGLDSQSLIPVNIVNVHEFWPGQFVLEKGACEDPHVSGNKKWGVVSAVDAKERTVRVKWNQANDVCANQVEETVSAYELVEHPDFSYCYGDIVFKNVEQADKHHLDKDISMGKEVGLEGKDCKRCQIDCPYYGYLSCIGCVTGLKDGAVEVIWASGLETKVAPNDIFRIDKCESSTANSAIAEQTDGEMNMNQEMIDLDRQSHSLKEKDLLTSNGNDECKRYLWKSSPFSLPQSTIGFFMSIAESIFGSIGSTSLSGPLSSGCFPKEGNQSEALEEKGLVDLEEKGLVDNCDLCTEMQPLVPSEMKTSEKASLKPEVELNQENKELQCLPTNKSVEKFMQFEMVGDCSDHHFTEEAGRGSALSQVKRSWLKRVQEEWSNLEKNLPESVYVRIFEERMDLIRAAIVGAPGTPYHDGLFFFDIYLPPEYPLEPPLVHYRSGGLRVNPNLYESGRVCLSLLNTWTGTGTEVWNPESSSILQVLLSLQALVLNEKPYFNEAGYDKQIGRAEGEKNSVSYNENAFLMTWKSMLYILRQPPKHFEALVEEHLTRRSQDILMACKAYMEGAPVANPFGCGNIEHENQKGGSTGFKIMLAKLFPKLVEAFAAKGIDCSQFTELEQ; this is encoded by the exons ATGATGGATATGTTCTCCAGTGATTCTGATTGGGAAAGTTTCAGTGACAGTGGCAGTGAACCTGACTTTTTGTATGGTGGGCAGGCTCATTCCATTTTATCGAGCCTGGGGGAAAGCATAGGCAGAATTGATGATTTCCTTTCATTCGAGAGGGCATTCATACGTGGGGACATTGTTTGTCCTGTTGCTGATCCATGTGGACAGATGGGTAGagttgtaaattttaaaaagtttgtgGACTTGGAAAATGTTCATGGAAAGGTCATAGAAAATGTTGATTCCAAGAATCTTGTAAAGATTCGCACTCTTTCAGTTGGAGATTATGTGGTCCATGGGGCATGGATAGGAAGAGTTGATAAGGTTGTTGACAATGTCATTGTCATCTTTGATGATGGGACAAAGTGCGAGGTTACTGCAGAAGATGAAGAACAGCTCTTGCCTATTtctccaaacatacttgaaGATTCAACGTACCCCTTCTATCCAGGACAGAGAGTGAAGGTTAGGCTTTCTGCTGTTTCCAAGTCCACTAGATGGTTGTGTGGTGCTTGGAAGGAAAATCAGGATGTAGGGACTGTTTCTTCTGTAAAAGCAGGTCAAGTGTATGTTAGTTGGCTTGCCTGTGCTATTGGTGGCTGTGATCTGAGTTTGGCGGCTCCTCAATGTTTGCAGGATGCAAAGAACCTGACTTTGTTGCCATGTTTTTCACATGAGAATTGGCAGCTTGGTGACTGGTGTATGCTTCGTGTTGCTGGTGGTAATGGTGTGAAGGAGCGGATGGTTTTTGGTGCATCTGACCTTGAGATCATTAAAGAGCAAGATAAGATAGGAAAAGGGTTTAAGAGGCAAGATCTGTGTTCACATTTTGAGGAAGTCTTTGTCATTGTGAAGACAAAGACCGTAGTTGATGTTTTGTGGCAGGACGGAGGCTGCTCATTGGGATTGGATTCACAATCCCTCATCCCCGTAAATATTGTTAATGTTCATGAATTCTGGCCAGGGCAGTTTGTACTTGAGAAAGGTGCTTGTGAAGACCCACATGTTTCTGGAAACAAAAAGTGGGGTGTAGTGAGTGCTGTGGATGCAAAGGAACGGACTGTCAGGGTGAAATGGAACCAGGCTAATGATGTGTGTGCCAACCAGGTGGAGGAAACTGTGAGTGCTTATGAACTGGTTGAGCACCCAGATTTCTCTTATTGTTATGGGGATATTGTATTTAAAAATGTCGAACAAGCTGATAAGCATCATCTGGACAAAGACATTAGCATGGGTAAAGAAGTTGGTCTCGAAGGCAAGGACTGCAAAAGGTGTCAGATTGATTGTCCTTATTATGGTTACTTGTCCTGTATTGGCTGTGTAACTGGCTTAAAAGACGGTGCTGTTGAGGTGATATGGGCTTCTGGACTTGAAACCAAG GTTGCACCTAATGACATTTTTCGAATTGATAAATGTGAAAGTTCAACTGCAAATTCTGCGATAGCTGAGCAAACTGATGGTGAAATGAATATGAACCAAGAGATGATTGATCTTGACAGACAATCCCATAGCTTGAAAGAAAAG GACTTGCTAACTTCCAATGGCAACGATGAATGTAAGAGGTACCTGTGGAAATCGAGTCCTTTCTCTCTTCCTCAGTCCACTATTGGATTTTTCATGAGCATTGCAGAAAGTATATTTGGATCCATTGGTTCAACATCACTGTCTGGCCCATTGTCATCTGGTTGTTTTCCTAAAGAAGGTAATCAATCTGAGGCTCTTGAAGAGAAAGGACTAGTGGATCTTGAAGAGAAAGGACTAGTGGATAACTGTGATCTCTGCACAGAGATGCAACCTCTGGTACCAAGTGAGATGAAGACATCTGAAAAGGCAAGTTTAAAGCCGGAAGTCGAACTTAATCAGGAGAATAAAGAACTTCAATGTTTACCCACAAACAAGAGCGTAGAAAAGTTCATGCAATTTGAAATGGTTGGTGATTGCTCTGACCACCACTTTACTGAAGAAGCAGGAAGGGGATCGGCATTGTCGCAG GTGAAAAGGAGTTGGTTGAAGAGGGTCCAAGAAGAGTGGAGTAACCTAGAGAAAAATCTTCCTG AATCAGTATATGTCCGCATCTTTGAGGAGAGAATGGATCTCATTCGAGCAGCCATTGTTGGTGCACCCGGAACTCCATATCATGATGGGCTGTTCTTTTTTGATATATATCTTCCTCCAGAGTATCCTCTTGAACCCCCT CTGGTGCACTACCGTTCTGGTGGGCTACGTGTCAATCCGAATTTATATGAGTCTGGCAGGGTCTGCCTCAGTCTCTTGAATACATGGACAGGCACAGGCACTGAAGTGTGGAATCCTGAGAGCTCCAGTATTCTGCAagtccttctctctctccaggcCCTTGTGCTAAATGAAAAACCTTATTTCAATGAGGCTGGGTATGATAAGCAGATAGGAAGAGCTGAGGGAGAGAAAAACTCTGTCAGCTATAACGAAAATGCATTCCTCATGACCTGGAAGTCCATGCTTTACATACTTCGCCAGCCACCGAAG CATTTTGAGGCACTCGTAGAGGAGCACTTGACGCGACGATCTCAGGACATTCTAATGGCTTGTAAAGCATATATGGAAGGAGCTCCAGTCGCAAACCCATTTGGATGTGGAAACATTGAGCATGAAAATCAAAAGGGAGGCTCTACAGGCTTCAAAATTATGCTGGCTAAGCTCTTCCCAAAACTTGTGGAAGCATTTGCTGCTAAAGGAATTGATTGCAGCCAATTCACAGAGCTAGAGCAGTGA
- the LOC110603142 gene encoding CASP-like protein 1C2, with protein sequence MAVEMKKVFTIALRLLALASTVVAIVVMVRSHDSAEVFNLTFTAKYSNTPAFKYFVIAEAVGGAYTVIVIFLYSKSILGRLIIILDTVITVLLSSSISAALAIAQVGKKGNSHAGWLPVCGQVPRFCDQATISLIAGFVAAVVYFVLLLCSLHAVLTPIFAAKP encoded by the exons ATGGCCGTTGAGATGAAGAAGGTTTTCACCATCGCCCTGAGGTTGCTGGCCTTGGCTTCCACTGTGGTTGCCATCGTTGTCATGGTCAGGAGTCATGACTCTGCTGAAGTTTTCAACTTAACCTTCACTGCCAAGTATAGCAACACACCTGCATTCAA GTATTTCGTCATCGCAGAAGCAGTTGGCGGTGCCTACACAGTTATAGTAATCTTCCTTTATTCTAAAAGCATCCTTGGGCGATTAATTATCATTCTTGATACG GTAATAACAGTGCTGCTGAGCTCAAGCATATCAGCAGCCTTGGCAATAGCTCAAGTGGGAAAGAAAGGGAACAGTCATGCTGGTTGGCTACCTGTTTGTGGACAAGTGCCGAGGTTCTGTGACCAAGCCACAATTTCTCTTATTGCTGGTTTTGTTGCAGCTGTTGTTTACTTTGTGCTTCTTCTCTGCTCCCTTCATGCGGTCCTTACTCCCATTTTTGCTGCAAAGCCTTAA